In one Pasteuria penetrans genomic region, the following are encoded:
- the atpC gene encoding ATP synthase F1 subunit epsilon has product MELIIRTPEREVLSIQAAYVSTRAAGGVIGILPRHAPMLSPLSPSVPVRVRDRQGRESSYAVHGGFLEVLPTQVLVLAESAESAEEIDVLRSRAARERAESRLASGEGDLPRAEVALQRSLNRLSVAGDRGNKD; this is encoded by the coding sequence GTGGAGTTGATCATTCGAACACCCGAGCGGGAAGTTTTGTCCATCCAGGCGGCGTATGTATCTACACGGGCTGCTGGGGGTGTCATCGGGATTTTGCCTAGGCATGCACCTATGTTGAGTCCGTTATCCCCAAGCGTTCCGGTACGCGTTCGGGATCGGCAGGGACGTGAATCTTCCTATGCTGTTCACGGTGGTTTTTTGGAGGTTTTGCCTACGCAGGTCTTGGTGTTGGCTGAGAGTGCGGAGTCGGCAGAAGAAATTGATGTTCTGCGTTCTCGGGCCGCGCGCGAGAGGGCCGAGTCCCGGTTGGCTAGTGGGGAAGGGGATCTGCCGCGGGCTGAGGTTGCCTTGCAGCGGTCCCTAAATCGCTTGTCGGTTGCGGGAGATAGAGGTAACAAGGATTGA